In Cloacibacterium caeni, a single window of DNA contains:
- the panD gene encoding aspartate 1-decarboxylase codes for MLIEVFKSKIHRVTVTASDLNYIGSITVDEDLIDAAGLVVGERVYIVNVNNGERFDTYVIKGKRKSGEICLNGPAARKVQKGDVIIIISYAQMSVEEAQNFQPKIIFPDEKTNLLT; via the coding sequence ATGTTAATAGAAGTTTTTAAATCAAAAATTCATCGTGTTACGGTTACTGCTTCTGACCTTAATTACATCGGCAGTATTACAGTAGACGAAGACCTTATTGATGCCGCAGGTTTAGTGGTAGGAGAGAGAGTTTACATCGTAAATGTAAATAATGGCGAACGTTTTGATACTTATGTTATAAAAGGTAAAAGAAAATCTGGTGAAATTTGTCTCAACGGACCAGCCGCTAGAAAAGTGCAAAAAGGAGATGTAATCATCATTATTTCTTATGCGCAAATGTCTGTAGAGGAAGCACAAAACTTCCAACCGAAAATTATTTTCCCAGACGAAAAAACCAATCTTCTTACTTAA
- a CDS encoding lysylphosphatidylglycerol synthase transmembrane domain-containing protein yields MENQKKSSSLKTVSTVLVSIAFAALFMWFALKGLDFTNIKASLAKANYLWVFAAMIFGLLAYWFRAVRWNLLLEPMGYQISNSNSLWTISFGYLMNLTIPRSGELARSTALYGVEKVPVDKSFGTIILERVVDLFCMLGFLVLTVVFKEDAIITFYQKSGIKINPTYIIGGIAVLVIGTFIFFKFKDKFTHLPFIGKVIEFVEGIFHGLTTIFKLKQKGKFIILSIAIWISYYLAAYLVCFALPETSSFTFADGFFLIVVGTLGMMVPASGGIGAFHLAMKLGISALFLSMGKDAKLGGEVGLSYAFISHTMQLVIMLVMGLISIPMLAKARNEAVKSKEISQ; encoded by the coding sequence TTGGAAAATCAAAAAAAATCATCGTCTCTTAAAACAGTTTCTACGGTACTGGTATCTATTGCTTTTGCAGCCCTTTTTATGTGGTTTGCATTAAAAGGACTGGATTTTACAAATATCAAAGCCTCTTTAGCTAAAGCCAATTATCTTTGGGTTTTTGCCGCAATGATTTTTGGGTTATTAGCTTATTGGTTCAGAGCAGTTCGTTGGAATTTACTATTAGAACCTATGGGTTACCAGATTTCTAATTCTAATTCATTGTGGACGATTTCTTTCGGGTATCTCATGAATCTTACCATTCCTAGAAGTGGTGAATTAGCACGTTCTACTGCTTTATATGGCGTAGAAAAAGTACCGGTAGATAAATCTTTCGGAACCATCATTTTAGAAAGAGTAGTAGATTTATTCTGTATGTTAGGATTTTTGGTTCTTACAGTGGTTTTTAAAGAAGACGCTATTATTACTTTTTACCAAAAATCTGGAATTAAAATAAATCCTACCTATATCATTGGCGGAATCGCAGTTTTGGTTATAGGAACTTTTATTTTTTTTAAATTCAAAGACAAGTTTACCCATCTTCCTTTCATTGGAAAGGTGATAGAATTTGTAGAAGGAATTTTTCATGGATTAACTACCATTTTCAAACTCAAGCAAAAAGGAAAATTTATTATATTATCTATCGCGATTTGGATTTCTTATTATTTGGCAGCGTATTTAGTGTGTTTCGCATTGCCAGAAACTTCAAGTTTTACATTTGCAGACGGATTTTTCTTAATTGTAGTAGGAACATTAGGAATGATGGTTCCCGCTTCTGGAGGAATTGGAGCATTTCACCTAGCTATGAAATTAGGTATTTCTGCCCTATTTCTTTCTATGGGAAAAGATGCTAAATTGGGAGGTGAAGTAGGATTAAGCTATGCTTTTATTTCTCATACCATGCAATTGGTGATTATGCTTGTGATGGGACTTATTTCTATTCCTATGCTTGCAAAAGCTAGAAATGAAGCGGTAAAATCAAAAGAAATATCACAATAA